From the genome of Schaalia dentiphila ATCC 17982, one region includes:
- a CDS encoding prepilin peptidase: protein MIVTWLPSWLSTDLSLISGFLTWIVVLSWLWRSGWKIQRRYFIEATQKPLTRNAIVWSAGIVGAVFFVAAQMRPGMPGVMTVAMIGALSAYVDARTHRLPNAYTVAMGIGVVLGVIVGGVISPLWQERLLGALIGALIWFVPIALLNRLPGGMGGGDVKLAPVLGALVGSVGLHAAFFALALSFVSAGVAALWKIVVGSAGTKTRVPMGPWMIGAALVGTIAWGVVPDWL from the coding sequence GTGATCGTGACGTGGCTGCCGTCGTGGCTGAGCACCGATCTGTCTTTGATCTCAGGTTTTCTCACCTGGATCGTCGTTCTTTCCTGGCTGTGGCGGTCGGGATGGAAGATTCAGCGCCGCTACTTCATCGAAGCGACGCAAAAGCCCCTCACACGCAATGCGATCGTGTGGAGCGCGGGTATCGTCGGAGCAGTCTTCTTTGTCGCGGCGCAGATGCGTCCCGGTATGCCCGGTGTGATGACGGTTGCGATGATCGGCGCGCTGAGCGCTTACGTCGATGCTCGTACCCATCGGTTGCCCAACGCGTACACGGTCGCAATGGGCATCGGTGTCGTCCTCGGTGTGATCGTCGGCGGCGTGATTTCACCGCTGTGGCAGGAACGCCTCCTCGGCGCGCTCATCGGTGCGCTTATTTGGTTCGTGCCGATTGCATTGTTGAATCGCTTGCCCGGCGGGATGGGCGGTGGTGACGTCAAGCTGGCTCCGGTGTTGGGAGCATTGGTCGGTTCCGTGGGACTGCACGCTGCGTTTTTTGCCCTCGCGCTCTCCTTCGTGTCTGCGGGCGTCGCGGCACTGTGGAAGATCGTCGTCGGATCCGCTGGCACGAAAACACGCGTTCCGATGGGTCCCTGGATGATCGGGGCAGCGCTCGTTGGCACCATCGCATGGGGCGTTGTCCCCGACTGGCTGTAG
- a CDS encoding shikimate dehydrogenase: MMWAGVIGSPIEHSLSPVIHRAAWEDLGIVGWEYRRIEHDEASVPEFISGLDESFRGLSVTMPCKQAIIPLLDAIDPLATAVGAVNTVVPSSGVLAGFNTDVTGIASAIRRACSQAERALPTSAVVLGARATASSALAALGELDIVTSTVAARRFGGPGSVVAASSRLGISIEQVLWSDRGAVLRAVSGADLVISTLPAGVADSLAEEMTVREGQVLLDVVYSPRETALRSAFERNGGIVAEGTDMLIFQAAAQVQLMTGRSPKTDVMRGALEAELTRRARPSGGGAAS, encoded by the coding sequence ATGATGTGGGCCGGTGTCATCGGTTCCCCGATTGAGCACTCCCTGTCCCCGGTGATCCACCGGGCGGCATGGGAAGACCTCGGGATTGTGGGATGGGAGTACCGCCGCATCGAGCACGATGAGGCGAGCGTGCCCGAGTTCATCTCAGGGTTGGACGAGTCCTTCCGCGGTCTGTCGGTCACGATGCCCTGCAAGCAGGCGATCATTCCGCTCCTGGACGCGATCGATCCGCTTGCCACTGCAGTTGGTGCCGTCAACACGGTGGTTCCTTCCTCCGGCGTGCTTGCCGGCTTCAACACGGATGTCACGGGGATCGCGTCGGCGATTCGGCGCGCGTGCTCGCAGGCGGAACGAGCGCTCCCCACAAGTGCCGTCGTGCTCGGGGCGCGAGCCACGGCCTCGTCTGCGCTCGCCGCCCTCGGTGAGCTTGACATCGTGACCTCCACCGTCGCCGCGCGCCGTTTCGGGGGACCCGGTTCCGTCGTCGCTGCATCCTCTCGACTGGGCATCAGTATCGAACAGGTGCTCTGGTCGGATCGCGGTGCGGTTCTTCGTGCCGTCAGCGGTGCTGACCTCGTGATTTCGACGCTGCCCGCTGGCGTTGCTGACTCGCTTGCCGAGGAGATGACAGTTCGCGAGGGCCAGGTTCTCCTCGACGTTGTCTACTCTCCCCGCGAGACGGCGCTGCGCAGCGCCTTCGAAAGGAACGGCGGCATCGTTGCCGAAGGTACCGACATGCTCATCTTCCAGGCGGCAGCGCAGGTACAGCTCATGACGGGGCGCAGCCCGAAGACCGATGTCATGCGTGGCGCTCTGGAGGCGGAACTTACTCGGCGTGCGCGGCCGAGTGGGGGAGGAGCTGCCTCGTGA